The Syntrophorhabdaceae bacterium genome includes a window with the following:
- a CDS encoding nucleotidyltransferase family protein: MVRTKEDIFNALEKNGAYLKTLGVRRIGLFGSFLKGSQRKDSDIDFLVEFEPSQKTFDNFMKLSLFLEELLQHRIELVTPESLSPYLGPHILREVEDAALVA; encoded by the coding sequence ATGGTACGAACAAAAGAGGATATTTTTAATGCCCTTGAAAAAAATGGCGCCTATCTCAAAACGTTAGGCGTACGGAGAATCGGATTGTTTGGTTCTTTTCTCAAGGGATCACAACGCAAGGACAGTGACATTGATTTCCTCGTAGAATTCGAACCGTCACAGAAAACGTTCGATAATTTTATGAAGTTGTCCTTATTCCTGGAAGAATTGTTGCAACACAGGATAGAGCTGGTTACCCCTGAATCGCTTAGCCCCTATCTTGGGCCACATATACTCAGAGAGGTAGAAGATGCAGCACTCGTCGCTTGA
- a CDS encoding DUF86 domain-containing protein, whose protein sequence is MQHSSLEYVRHILDETEYLASQSKDLDKERFLKDDTLKRAFVRSVEIIGEASKKISGELKDRYPAIEWRSITGMRDKLVHDYFGVDYDIVWDVVRNKIPLLHQQMSELLAKENR, encoded by the coding sequence ATGCAGCACTCGTCGCTTGAATATGTCCGGCATATTCTCGATGAAACAGAGTACCTCGCGAGTCAGTCGAAAGATCTGGATAAAGAACGATTTCTAAAGGACGATACATTAAAACGGGCTTTTGTCCGGAGCGTAGAGATCATCGGTGAAGCGTCGAAAAAGATATCCGGAGAGCTAAAAGACCGCTATCCTGCTATAGAATGGAGATCAATTACCGGGATGCGCGATAAGCTGGTCCATGATTATTTTGGCGTAGATTATGATATCGTCTGGGATGTTGTCCGGAACAAGATCCCATTGCTCCATCAACAGATGTCCGAGCTTTTGGCAAAGGAAAACAGATAG